The DNA segment tcttccttattttttgagtcagggtctctcactgcctGGAGCTTACCAAGTAGGCTTGGCTGGCTGGACAAGGAGCATCATGGagttgtctccacctccccagtgctgggatcacaagtgtgctcTCATACCTGGCATTTTAAATGTGGAATTTTGGGTTCAAACTCAGATCTGTGCTTACAAGGTAAGCACTTTGCCAGCTGAGCTGTCTGCCATGCTTAACTTTAATCCTTGAAGAATTTTCTGTGGAGCCAGGCTCTATTTCCATATTAGAAAATGAGAGCAAGCTGGCTTCAGAGGTACCTGGTGGAAGATGTAGGATTAGGCCTGCCATCACACAGAGATCCTGGGACACAGGGTGGTCTTCCCTGAGGAGGAGAATGGCCAGAAGTAGGGAAGAGGGTGAGCCTGAGGCCCTCACTCCAGCTGACCAGGCTTTTCCTACCTCCAGGTAGGGCAGCTATGCAGGGAGAGGCCCCTAACGAGGCTGTGTCTGCACAGCGACTCTCTGAGCCTCACTCAGCTCTGCTGCAGGACTGAGCTGCTTCTGGAGGCTTCTAATTCGAGGTCTTAATTTCTGTAAAGCGTGAATTacaagaagtcagaagaaggatGCAAAGAGCATTTAATAACGCACATCACAAAAGAAGTGGTGTAACTACATTAATTAGGCAAGTCTTGCGGAAAGATGcaatgtaattatatatttgaGACAGTTAATTAGGGAGCTACTTGGAAATTTCAGTGAATATTAAGGTAATTATACATAAATACTATAACCATTAAGACTGCACCCATAATGAAAGCAATAACTAATTACATAAATAACAGCATACTTACGTTTTTTACATTACCAACACCTAACAATGCTTCCTAGCCCCCCTCCCTTCACCATGCAAATGACAAATCTTCCATTTTTAACTCAGATATTCTTGCAAATGGTTTGGAACAATAacctttcctcccctttctctctatgTTGACGCATCTGGGCCTGCTGTGGGTGCTTCAGTGAATGGACTGAAACAGGAAAGGAGAGCAGGAGGCCTGTCTGCCTCCACCTGTGTGGCTTTGGGTGGGAGGGAATTGGGGCCACAGAGTGCCCTGCTAGTGAGGAATGAGACTGGGCCATGGGCAAGAGGAAGGTAGGTGTCTGGGAGAGCTGGATGAGCATCTTCAGCAGCTGAACCACCTTAGAGAAATCACATGGCATCACTAAGCCTCCATTTCCTTGTTGTATGAATAGAGAGGTCATAGTGATGACATCTTCCCTGGGCTAGAAGGGACTATTGATATGCAAATGTCCAATGTCCCCCTGTGGAACTGGTAGAAGGTTGTGTCTAAAATGCACAACCACTCTTCTAGTCCCAGGCACTTCAGGAGCTGCCAGTCATTCTGACCTGGTCAAGTCCAagaaccacaccacacacaaccaaTCCCAGAAATGGCACAGAAATGGTATCAAGAAACCCTGGTCACAAAGATATGAATCTCTTAAGGTGGTAGACCCTGAGTTCCTGAGAAACATGAGCAACAAGAAAGGTCTGAAGAAGATACAGGCCAACAATGCAAAGGCAGCAAGTGTGCGTGCAGAGGCCATCAAGGCCTTTGAGAAGCCCAAGATGCCAAAGGGCCTCATCTGCAAGCTCAGCTATCCTTCTTTCATCACTCACCCCAAGCTTGGGAAGTGGATTAGAAGCTACATGGCCAAGGGTCATAGGCTCTGCCAACCAAAGCCCAAGGCTCAAACCAAGGCAGAGGGCTCAGCTCCAGCTCAGGCTCCCAAAGGAGCTCAGGCCCCTGTGAAGGCCCCATAGAAAAGGTTTCTGTCTACCAATGTGAAGACAGATGGACTGGTATGACGCAACTACACACTATATATTTGCTGACCcacagaagaaagacagagggaagtgGGCAAGAGTGTGGACAGGAGTCTGAGATGACTGAGTCAACCTCAGTGCCCTTCCATGACCAGCTCCTCAGCCCTTCCAACAATGATAAGGTGCTAATGTTTATTGAACAGCTACTACATGGCAGGCATTGTTTTAAAGACTccctttgattattttttaaaggttttaaaaaaatcaatatggcagtttctcagaaaattgggaatcaatctacctcaagacccagctataccactcttgagcatatacccaaagaatgctcagtcataccaaaggacacttgctcaactatgttcatagcagctttatttgtaatagccagaacttgaaaacatacccctcaatagaagaatgaataaagaaaatgtggtacatttacacaatgaagtataaCTCAGCTGttataaacaatgacatcaggaaatctgaaggcaaatagatagaactagatGATaatatactgagtgaggtaacctaagcccagaaagacaaacatggtgtgcaCTCATTCATAAATgggtattagctgtaaagtaaaggataaccaggatacaatccacagactcagagaatctaggtaacaaggagggcccaagggggaGCGCATGGatctcccagggaaggggaaatagaagaaatctcctgggtggactgggggtgggtgggcatgggaacttgagggatcaggttggggtgGGTGGGCAGAAGAACAGAGTGCAAACAATTAGTtccttgagaattccatacattgtattttgaacatattcacccctccctcagctcctcccatAGTCCACCTTTtcacccttccctctcttcccactcaattttgagtccccccccccccattgactCTAGTTTGCATTGCCTAACTAGTCTTGGGAGTGAAGCgtgtcctggagtgtggttgacctacTAGGTGGCATATCGTTAGTTCTCTTGAGATCCTTTCTCTCTCAGTAGTGATCAAATGATAGcgctcctcagctagggatgggaTTTCATGCCTATCTTCCCCTctctgctgggattttgtctgactGGAGCTTAGCTTGTGGGTCTTCTGCACGATGTCACACTCTCTGAGTTCATATATTCAGcttttgtgtctggaagacactctTTCCCTGATGTTGCCTgccacctctggctcttccagtttttctgcctccttttcctccaAGATCCCTGAGACCTGGGGGGAGGGATGTGATAAATATGATCCAATAAGTGACTGGCTACTCCTATTACATTTGTGCTACTCTTGTATGAGGGAGTGTCTCTTGTCAGGCAGGCCTTTATGGCAGAGTTCACAGAGGTGAGGAAAAGgattctttttctcctttagaaGTGTACACAGCACCTTCCAGCTCTATGGAAGCTAACCAGTAGGGATGGAATTTCCAGGTGAGTACCAGCTTGAGGTGTGTGTCTTTCACGTGGTGTCTCCAGCAGtagggtcttactgtcaagttctggagggtcACCAAGAGCACTGGCAGTAGTCTACAATGCCCGGGGCACTATGTGACTAACAAACttcaaaagaggaaattaatTCCTAGCACTGGAACTTGGCTAGCATGAGGTGTCTGGTTCACAGTTCCCCATTGTAGGACGAttctcttttacatatgtgtatgcttATATCTTACACACATTAAATCTCTTTTTGtattaggaagcttctacagtagttgGGTTTCATAAGGCTTTTAATAGTGTTAGTTGCCCTTCCCAtatcccctcctccaccctcccctcccacccccaaacccaaTTTAACCCTTCCTGTTCCATTTACTCCTCTTTAGCCATTTATACTGCTGTGTTCTAGCTCCCCTCCTTCTTAAGTCCCTCCCCCTCCACGAATCCTTACCAGATTCCTGACCTCTACAGGTGTTCTAAATGGAGTATACATATCTGAAGATCTTAAGAAAacatttgtatttctgggtctaggttacttCATTCAGAATGATTGTTTCTGATTTCACCCATTTACCtgcagatttcatttttcttaatgacTGAATAATATTCTGTGTGTAAATGTAGCATATTTTCATTGTCCatcatcagttgatgggcatctgcGCTGTTTTCCACCTCCCGGCTAGtgtgactagagcagcaatgagTGTGGCTGAGCAGGTGTCTCTGGAGCAGGACACAGAGTCTTTGGGAGTGTGTTCCagagtggcatagctggatcCTGTGGTTGATTGATTTTCAGGAACTTCCAggctgatttccacagtggttgtaccaGCTTGTGTTCTCACCAGCAGCCAGTTGGTCTCCCCTCTCCCTACAATCATGCCAGCGCCTGGTACTGTTTGTTTCTTCAGTCTtgaccattctgactggggtaagatgaattCAAAGCAgttcagttttaattttatgttatgtgtttgggtgtcttGACTGCaaaaatattactcagccatttttTTATTTCACCTTTTGAGAACTGTTTAGATCTGTGCTCCATTTTAAAactggtttgcttgttttcttgattttttttttttttagttccttgTACATTCTAGATACCAAGCCTCTATTAGATGAACAGCTGGTAAATATTTTCCCCTTCCATAGGCCATCTCTTTATTTGAATAATGGTGCCTTTTGCTGCATAGAAGCTTTTTGGTTTCATGAGAACCCAAttattagttgttgatcttagtgcctgtgctatcagtgtcctgttcagagagtcctttcctgtgccagtgagttcaagactactccCCACTTCTCCTCATCAGAGTCAAGGTATCTGGCCTTATATTAAAGTCCTTGAATTAATTTAATTGTCAAAATAGTCTTACAATGGAAGTCATGTGAAGGGGGCATGTGGCATTTTCATCTGGTAAAGCCTAGCCACAGAGCTCTTAAGTGGCTCATCCCAGGTCACAGACAAGAAGGGGCACAGCTCAACTCTGAATGTCAACACTTGCCTCTACTACCTGAGTTCTGATTTCTttgtctcactctatagcccaggctggccttgaacccctgatccttaGATTTCAGggtgctgtgattacaagtgtgtgctccCACACCTGGCTTATGATAAGAATCCTTTGTCACTATGAGAAATGTCTTCTCATCAGATGCAAAGTGATAGCTACATGAGACCTACTGGTGTGCTCGGGCTCAGGGCTTAGCTCAGAGAAGCACAGAAGGGCCCCTTGCTGTCTGTGTTTACCTCATGGCTGGGTGCCTTGACACACACCTGTGGTCCCAGGACTTGCAGtgtagaggcaaaaggatcaggagttcaagatcatcctcaactatatagtgagtttgaggccggcctgggctacatgagaacctatcAGATAAAACTAGAAGTAAAACCTAAATCAGCAGAAGAGCCATTTCCTCTTGTCTATGTACAAGAACATGTTTGCGTCATTCGAGTCTTCTCGACCAGACAGAGATATTTCGGAGTCACTTCTGTGATCCCCAGTTCCTGATAGCTTTCCTCATTTACAGCATTTATGCTTGTTTGGAAGGTGAATAGGGGTAATGGGTCTGATTCTACCTGACCCACCAAATGAACAATGCCCTGTGTGCCTGTACACATGCTGCAGCCTACAGAGTCACTACTGCATGGAGGCTGCCTGGGGCCATCACCTTCTACCATGTTCTACTGACTGCTTGGAAttcacatgtcagttttcatGGAGAAGTATCATGAATGATGAGATTTACAGTGATAAGCATCATGAGTGATAACACATGATGATGGACATATTCTCTTAAGAAATGTGAataggggctggcaagatggctcagtgcaggGAGGCGCTTCCTGCCCAAACTGATGGCTTGTGCTTGAACATCAAGACCCATGGTggcaggaaagaactgactcctacaactTGTCCTTGTcccccacatgtgcaccatggcacctTCCTTGTGTAAATGAATGAGTGGTGTGTCTAGAGTGAGAGATGCTTCTCACTGTGGCTCCTGTGGTCATAGTAAGAAAGCACAGCCTTCCTTAGTTTGTCCTAAATCAGAGACCAGCCTGTTTCTGTTGTATCCTAGAGTAAATGCACTGGATGGCTAGCCATTCCACACAGCGTTTTCCCTCAGGGGAGGATATCCAAGGGAAAAGATTTATGCAGTATCAGAAGGAAGTTATGCCATTCACCTGTATTCTCAACCTTTCCTCAGAAGTATAAATAAACTCTTCAATCTCATGTTTAATAGATACTGTGCTAATTGGTTTTCCATGccgtaacaaaatacccaagacaaCCAAGTTAGAGAGTGGAAAGGCTtgtttttggctcacagttttgaaggCTGCAGTCCACATATCATGGTGGCAGATGTGGCTGAGGAAGCCATTGACCTCACAACCAGGACACCAAAGGTAAAGAGATGAGGGTGCCATGCCCCTGTCTGATGGTACACTCTGGTGATATAAAACCTCCCACTAGATCCTACCTGCGGAAAGATTGCAGTAGTGCAGTGGGGGACTTTGGAGTCAGTCCTGGATCCCGGCTGCAGCAGACACCGGGATGGAAGCTGAGCACAGAGTAGACAGTGGTGCCGAGTTCAGACTGGAAGTGACAGACGCTCCCAGAGCGGGGCCAGGAGCTCACTAAGGTTCAGTTTTCCCGTTTCACTGATGGAAATGAAGACAATGGAATTAGTACTGACCAGCAATGAAGTAaattaatgtaaaacatttaaaaatcacatttatttattgtgtattgtaGAGGAGAGGGAGgtctgtgtgccacagcacatttGTTAGGGACAAAGGACAGTTTTGTGAGTTGGCCTTCTTTTCTACCTTGTGGATCCTGCGGACAGACCTCAGGTTATCAGGCGTGGCTTCAGCTGTCTTTTCTCACTGAGCATTCTTGCTGACTTAAACCTTTATTCCCCTTTATTTCACAAAGGGTACAAGAAAAATTGCTGTTGGTTTTCAAGAGAAAAACAGCTCATGCTTCATTGTGGAGATTAGCAGCATTTACACATCTTCATAATTAGGGAAATATGTAGTTATTTATGTAGAAGTGTCTGGGTAATTagcataataatataaataaaataccagcTTTTAAAACAATAGGAAAATGAAGATGCAAAGGAAACTTTACTAATCTCATAGGGAAGAAGATAGAAGCGGCTTGGTTCCCACAAAAGGCTGAAGAGAGAGGCTCCTTGTCCAGGACGGAGCTTATCTCAGCCCCTGCTTATAGGATATGCTACATTAGTATGCTGTTTAAAGTAACAAGGATTGGAAACTCCACAGCATGCAAAATATTCCCAACTGATATGGTAAAAGCAAGTTTTAGTGTTTCCTAGATGAACTGTGTTCCTGTAGATGCAATAGGAAAGTACATACTGACCCtggctctctccctcctctgtgcaTAATGAACCCTATGTGGCATGCCTACACAAGGATTCAATGGGACAGTGCTTGGTACAGTCTCGGGACAGAGAGAGTGCTTACTGAATATTGCTTGggttgaatgaatgagtgacttTGAATTtgttgaagggctgtgagaaaacTCAGAGGATGTCAATGTATTAGTCTTCATCCTAAGGTTGCtcttctctgctgtggatattgctctgtgtaaataaagttctgattggccagtggtcaggcaggaagtataggcgggacaagagagagaagagaattctgggaagtagaagactagagggagacaccgccagccgctgccatgagaagcaacatgtaaagacactggtaagccacacgccatgtggcaaagtatagactaacagaaatgggttaatttaagatagaaaaggtagataacaagcagcctgccatgg comes from the Onychomys torridus chromosome 11, mOncTor1.1, whole genome shotgun sequence genome and includes:
- the LOC118593249 gene encoding 60S ribosomal protein L29-like translates to MRLGHGQEEVPGTSGAASHSDLVKSKNHTTHNQSQKWHRNGIKKPWSQRYESLKVVDPEFLRNMSNKKGLKKIQANNAKAASVRAEAIKAFEKPKMPKGLICKLSYPSFITHPKLGKWIRSYMAKGHRLCQPKPKAQTKAEGSAPAQAPKGAQAPVKAP